A genomic window from Chloroflexota bacterium includes:
- a CDS encoding ABC transporter permease, whose amino-acid sequence MNAYSRYVGKRFLLLIATVFLSMTVVFFVPRMVPGEPMTAIFANMASVGGSMNAQEMIAEYRARFGLDDPLWKQYISFWRELLRGNLGISISNFPSPVSEMLMRALPWTIGLLTVTTLLSWVLGSVVGAITGWRGRKAGVFRLLVPVSLVLYTTPYYILALILVFFFAFRWPIFPLSGAYSVGMRPALTTDFILDALHHAVLPALSILLVSLGWWFLSMRSLIISLKGEDYILNAEAMGIQERRVTWGYAFRNALLPQTTGLAIALGHIVGGALITEVIFAYPGVGYQIYNAIKSLDYPLIQGGVLLIILSVALANFVIDIAYPLIDPRIRYADSGGK is encoded by the coding sequence TGAATGCTTATTCGCGCTATGTGGGCAAACGATTCTTGCTCTTGATCGCTACGGTCTTTCTTTCAATGACCGTCGTCTTCTTTGTGCCGCGCATGGTGCCTGGCGAGCCGATGACAGCTATCTTCGCCAATATGGCTTCTGTGGGCGGCAGCATGAATGCACAGGAGATGATTGCCGAATACCGCGCCAGGTTCGGCCTGGATGATCCGTTGTGGAAACAGTACATCAGTTTCTGGCGGGAACTCTTGCGGGGCAACCTGGGGATCTCGATCAGCAATTTCCCATCGCCAGTGTCTGAGATGCTGATGCGTGCGTTACCCTGGACAATCGGACTGCTCACGGTGACAACGCTGCTGAGTTGGGTATTGGGGTCTGTCGTTGGCGCCATTACCGGTTGGCGCGGACGCAAAGCCGGCGTCTTTCGCCTTTTGGTGCCAGTCTCTCTGGTGCTTTATACAACGCCCTATTATATTTTGGCTCTGATTTTGGTCTTTTTCTTTGCCTTCCGTTGGCCGATTTTCCCGTTATCCGGAGCCTATTCCGTCGGCATGCGTCCTGCACTGACAACGGACTTCATCCTGGACGCGCTTCACCACGCCGTGCTGCCTGCATTGAGTATATTGCTTGTGTCACTGGGCTGGTGGTTCCTGAGTATGCGCAGCCTGATCATCTCGTTAAAAGGGGAAGATTACATTCTGAACGCCGAGGCAATGGGAATTCAAGAGCGACGTGTTACGTGGGGATATGCGTTTCGCAACGCTCTGCTACCTCAGACCACGGGCCTGGCAATCGCCCTCGGTCACATTGTCGGCGGCGCGCTGATCACCGAGGTGATCTTTGCCTATCCTGGCGTTGGCTACCAGATCTATAACGCGATCAAAAGCCTGGACTATCCGCTCATCCAGGGTGGGGTGCTGCTGATCATTCTGTCGGTGGCGCTGGCAAACTTTGTAATCGACATTGCTTATCCTTTGATCGATCCCCGCATTCGTTATGCTGACTCGGGAGGCA